The Ziziphus jujuba cultivar Dongzao chromosome 1, ASM3175591v1 genome segment ATGGAAAAATCTTTTGACCTGTCATATAAActcagataaataaataaaattggctCCACTAAAAAGCAACGTGCATAGATATTTTACAGAAGAACATTGAAAGCTTTTTAATAAAGCACATATTAGCATGTACCTCTCTAAAAGAATGTGATATTAAAAAATCCCTTAACAGTTTCTCTTCAGACTCGAATAATACAATATGACTAGGTAAAGACCAGGTCTTTGCATATTCAGATACAAATCCAACAGGGTCCATCATGAAACGATCCGACTCATCTGGGATTCCTTTATCCTCGCTGTCAACAAAATGCAGAACCAAAATAAGTATTTACAACAAATTGCATGTAGCAGATAAAAATTAAGTCCATCCAAATAGCCATATTTCAAACCATGGCGTGCAGTCTAGAAAATGCATCGGGATGTTACGGTGGAGAGTGGAATAGTAAGGTGTTGCATGGCAAGGCATTAAGAAAATGATACTTCTCACTTTCCCATTGAGCACTTCTTTGGATAGATGGTTCATTACGTCCTCAGTTCCTCTCTGTCAAGCATGCTCATAATTATCAACTGAAAAACAAACAGATGGGGGAAAAGGAAGTCTTATAAtaacagtgctttttttttttctttttttttttcccccgggggggggggggggggggttgggaacaaattaatttgattaattacttGACTGTACACGCACATAAAtcagaaataaattaaagaaaaataatagaaaactaaATCCTATCTCCTGGAAAATGAGAAGCAAACAGCACTCTAGTGCATAATACCATTAAGTTGGCATCTTAAATGAATCAAAAGTTAGTTGGACTTAATATATAGAAAGAGCAAAACGATGTACCTGATGAACCAAACTCATATACATAGCCATTGGGATATTGGTAGCTAGCAAGAAAAGTAAagccaattgcatttttggcgGGCACTTCTTATGGATGTTTGAAGACCCTTTCATTCTACCATTTGGAGAATAAGACATGCTCATTGTAGCTAATGAATATCCAGAGAACATCAAAGTTATTGGAAGCACAGGAAGAACAAACCTGCAACGCAAAGTCAAATTAGAGGTCTGTATATTATTAAGTAAAACCAAAGGTCAAAGAAACACTTTAAttactttaaatatataaaagaaaaaaatatcagGTACCTAAATTCTTTGTGACCCAGTACACTGTAAAGTCCTAAAACCCATGCAATAAGACCCGAAATCTTCCATTGTCTGGACTGCATGATGCCAGCTATGGAAAATGGCAAGAAAGTGAGAAGCATGACTGGAAATGCCTGAGTGAAGTACCAGTGCCACTTGTGAGTTCCATAATAATCTCCACCAGAGGAAAGAAAATTGAACTTCAGAAAATTAAGAGGTACTAAGATCCACGATCCGTACATCAAACGATCCAAAATACAAGTAAGCCCAAGCACCAGGACCCTGTCACAAAAAGCCAATAAGTAAATGGAATACTCCATAAAGACAAAAATAGACATTGAGATTTTCAAGTCAGATTGTAGGcttctaaatttaaatatccTGTAATAACTGAGACAAAAATTTTCAGTgacttcaaaaataatttattagagcCTGTAGCGTTTTCATGAAGTGGTTTTCCCTGTATTCTCAATGTAGATCAAGTAGGTTTAGCCCAAAAAGTTTGCTTCCTGATGAGTACTTAATTTTGCATCCATTAATTACTGTTAGCAGTTAACACACATACAACATATTCACAAATTGCAATATCATTGTGAAGATGATGCATTTACCATGCTCTCTATTGAATATAATTTACTGGAAGAATTATAAGTCACATTATCTCTGAAACAAGATAAAAATATGTGCAATGAGATAGTGATTCCAACATATTTTGTATTGTTAAAAAATTCTTCAATGCTTGATCATGCGAATCTGAAAGTAGTCAAAAGAACTAGCATCCTAAAGGCCAATGCAATTGACAACTAATAGTTGGAGGCTTGGTACAATGTAACCACTATCACACATA includes the following:
- the LOC107419675 gene encoding mannosyltransferase APTG1, encoding MRQRHRAEVSPPSSSSSLSSNRPDRAPNSDPQVSPRAIFVLCLAFRIANALVVQTYFNPDEHWQALEVAHRIVFGYGHLTWEWKKGIRSYLHPLLFALLYKVLALLGLDTPWFMIKAPRLLQSIFSAVGDLYLYKLSDLLFDNYVAKWSLFSQLTNWFMFFCFTRTFSNTLETVLTLVSLYYWPCMRPASGKPRFLSRRLGVTIAAFACAIRPTSAIVWLYVGFVELFEARDRLRFVFLEVAPIGVLVLGLTCILDRLMYGSWILVPLNFLKFNFLSSGGDYYGTHKWHWYFTQAFPVMLLTFLPFSIAGIMQSRQWKISGLIAWVLGLYSVLGHKEFRFVLPVLPITLMFSGYSLATMSMSYSPNGRMKGSSNIHKKCPPKMQLALLFLLATNIPMAMYMSLVHQRGTEDVMNHLSKEVLNGKVRSIIFLMPCHATPYYSTLHRNIPMHFLDCTPCEDKGIPDESDRFMMDPVGFVSEYAKTWSLPSHIVLFESEEKLLRDFLISHSFREVKRFFHAHFKVDHGLQASVVVYASTSQ